The Streptomyces pactum genome contains a region encoding:
- a CDS encoding nucleoside deaminase, which yields MVVKDAELPYLRRCVELAAEALEAGDEPFGSVLVGADGTVLAEDHNRVASGDRTRHPEFELARWSAAHLTPEERAAATVYTSGEHCPMCAAAHAWVGLGRIVYVASSEQLGGWLAELGVPAPPVRPLAVPEVAPGVPVAGPVPELTEEIRALHRRFHQGRA from the coding sequence ATGGTCGTGAAGGACGCCGAACTGCCGTACCTGCGCCGCTGCGTGGAGCTGGCGGCCGAGGCACTGGAGGCGGGTGACGAGCCGTTCGGGTCGGTCCTGGTCGGCGCGGACGGCACGGTCCTGGCCGAGGACCACAACCGGGTGGCCTCCGGCGACCGCACCCGCCACCCCGAGTTCGAGCTGGCCCGCTGGTCCGCCGCCCACCTCACCCCCGAGGAGCGGGCCGCCGCCACGGTGTACACGTCCGGCGAGCACTGCCCGATGTGCGCCGCCGCGCACGCCTGGGTGGGCCTGGGACGCATCGTGTACGTCGCCTCGTCGGAGCAGCTCGGCGGTTGGCTGGCGGAGCTGGGCGTCCCGGCACCGCCGGTACGCCCACTGGCGGTGCCGGAGGTGGCGCCCGGCGTGCCCGTGGCGGGTCCGGTGCCGGAACTGACCGAGGAGATCCGCGCCTTGCACCGGCGGTTCCACCAGGGGCGGGCCTGA
- a CDS encoding SDR family oxidoreductase yields the protein MSAATPQPHATHTVLGAGPAGTGLARELVRRGHPVRLVDRRGEGPGAAGVERFAADVSTADGARAAIGDATVVYHCVNVGYHLQAEVMPRVQEAVLAAVEATGARLVVLDTLYPYGETGGAVMTEDSPWQATSRKGRMRAELDERYLAAHRAGRARVVLGRSADFVGPGVLNSSLGATVFPGALTGGEVAGLGDIDLPHSYTYIGDVAAGLATLGERPEGDGRVWHLPTAPAVSTREILTMIEKRVGRPFGITVLAEPRPFGPFDERFMAEYAEMFYQHTEPQIMDSSAFERSFGMAPKPLADTVDATVTWYEEWLRSR from the coding sequence ATGTCCGCCGCCACCCCGCAGCCGCACGCCACGCACACCGTCCTCGGGGCCGGCCCCGCCGGTACCGGGCTGGCCCGTGAACTGGTCCGCAGAGGCCACCCCGTCCGTCTCGTCGACCGGCGTGGCGAGGGCCCCGGCGCGGCGGGTGTCGAACGGTTCGCCGCCGACGTGAGCACGGCCGACGGTGCCCGCGCCGCCATAGGTGACGCCACCGTCGTGTACCACTGCGTCAACGTCGGCTACCACCTCCAGGCAGAGGTGATGCCGCGTGTCCAGGAAGCCGTCCTGGCGGCCGTCGAGGCGACCGGGGCCCGGCTGGTCGTACTCGACACGCTCTACCCGTACGGCGAGACCGGGGGAGCGGTGATGACCGAGGACAGCCCCTGGCAGGCGACCAGCCGCAAGGGCCGGATGCGCGCCGAGCTCGACGAGCGCTACCTCGCCGCACACCGGGCCGGCCGGGCTCGGGTGGTCCTCGGCCGCAGCGCCGACTTCGTCGGTCCCGGGGTGCTCAACTCGTCCCTCGGTGCCACCGTCTTCCCGGGCGCGCTCACCGGCGGGGAGGTCGCGGGCCTCGGCGACATCGACCTGCCGCACAGCTACACGTACATCGGGGACGTGGCGGCCGGCCTCGCGACACTCGGTGAGCGACCGGAGGGCGACGGCCGTGTCTGGCACCTGCCCACCGCGCCCGCCGTCAGCACGCGCGAGATACTCACGATGATCGAGAAGCGCGTGGGCCGGCCGTTCGGCATCACGGTGCTCGCCGAGCCCCGCCCCTTCGGCCCCTTCGACGAGCGGTTCATGGCCGAGTACGCGGAGATGTTCTACCAGCACACGGAGCCCCAGATCATGGACTCCAGCGCCTTCGAGCGGTCCTTCGGGATGGCTCCGAAGCCGCTCGCGGACACCGTGGACGCCACCGTGACCTGGTACGAGGAGTGGCTCCGGAGCCGGTGA
- a CDS encoding chaplin: MRRVTRNGVFALAASGALAVTMPAYAAFASDGAAADGSAAGSPGLISGNTVQLPVDVPVNVCGNTVNVVGLLNPAAGNRCANTGETGTADKGTGTSAGSGSSGTGSSGGAIAEGGGGDSPGVLSGNGVQVPVHLPVNVTGNSVNVVGIGNPAVGNEATNTSGDRPESERPPAKPEPSAPQEERARPNPVPHAAPPQAPASLAHTGADRTLPALAGGAALVLGGAVLYRRFRPGAGS; encoded by the coding sequence ATGAGAAGGGTTACCCGAAACGGTGTGTTCGCCCTCGCGGCCTCCGGCGCGCTGGCCGTGACGATGCCGGCGTACGCGGCCTTCGCGTCCGACGGCGCCGCCGCCGACGGTTCCGCGGCCGGATCGCCCGGGCTGATCTCGGGCAACACCGTCCAGCTTCCGGTGGACGTGCCGGTCAACGTCTGCGGGAACACGGTGAACGTGGTGGGGCTCCTCAACCCGGCCGCGGGCAACCGCTGCGCCAACACCGGGGAGACCGGTACGGCGGACAAGGGGACGGGCACTTCCGCCGGCAGCGGTTCGTCCGGCACCGGTTCGTCCGGGGGCGCGATCGCCGAGGGCGGCGGCGGGGATTCACCCGGCGTGCTCTCCGGCAACGGCGTGCAGGTGCCGGTCCACCTCCCGGTGAACGTCACCGGCAACAGCGTCAACGTCGTCGGCATCGGGAACCCGGCCGTCGGCAACGAGGCGACGAACACCTCCGGCGACCGCCCGGAGTCCGAGCGGCCCCCCGCGAAGCCGGAGCCGTCCGCACCGCAAGAGGAGCGTGCCCGGCCGAACCCGGTCCCGCACGCCGCCCCGCCGCAGGCGCCGGCCTCCCTCGCCCACACCGGTGCGGACCGGACCCTGCCCGCCCTCGCGGGCGGCGCGGCACTCGTGCTGGGCGGGGCCGTCCTCTACCGGCGGTTCCGGCCGGGGGCCGGGAGCTGA
- a CDS encoding SPW repeat protein, whose protein sequence is MANVSHTRGDLSSHPDAPEMQARYARMLGGGRDVALVDGPVFLLGLYCAVSPWILHFTTSQPALVAHNLIIGIAIGLLALGFTRAPERMYGLSGAMCAMGIWMIISPWIVGTNPDAGVIWNNIIIGALTLALGTVCAATAAKSMRKP, encoded by the coding sequence ATGGCCAACGTCTCGCACACCCGAGGTGACCTCTCCAGCCACCCCGACGCCCCGGAGATGCAGGCACGCTACGCCCGCATGCTCGGCGGCGGCCGGGACGTGGCACTCGTGGACGGGCCGGTGTTCCTGCTCGGCCTCTACTGCGCCGTGTCACCGTGGATACTCCACTTCACCACGAGCCAGCCCGCACTGGTGGCCCACAACCTGATCATAGGCATCGCCATCGGTCTGCTGGCCCTCGGCTTCACTCGTGCCCCGGAACGCATGTACGGCCTCAGCGGGGCGATGTGCGCGATGGGCATCTGGATGATCATCTCGCCGTGGATCGTCGGCACGAACCCGGACGCCGGCGTCATCTGGAACAACATCATCATCGGCGCCCTGACCCTGGCCCTGGGGACGGTGTGCGCCGCTACGGCGGCGAAGAGCATGCGCAAGCCCTAG
- a CDS encoding alpha/beta hydrolase, translating to MLAKLSTRPSVRRRAVTGALGLALLGAGLPAATARDTEPALSRFYDQKITWSACEGMEVPQDLQCGKVTVPLDYDRPKAGTLDLALARYRATGDSRGSVLLNFGGPGGSGVSELSAGGKDFMHLTNGYDVVTFDPRGVGRSSPVTCGPATLDIMEATDGDETLTDPQDVLRRLRDAAAECAEHSGPVLPHIGTVNAARDMDVMRRALGDDRLNYLGFSYGTRLGAVYAAQFPDKVGRMVLDGVDTLTEPLAEQGLAGARGQQTALENFLDWCVEDIACPFGQDARQARRQVEQVIASLDADPVPTGFGEPFTGQDMVGAIGQALYSEELWPLLERALGQLLEDGDTRGLEGFVSGGVTFPVRARGPADTGGGLTDPQDVPMDNLPAALMAINCADDPDRPTADQVAGSLGRLRARYEEASPVFGRYRLTQVLMCYGRPKGTDYIRDDVKDLDTSEMLLVGTRGDPATPYRWTVETAERLGPAAVVLDNKGEGHTGYASSECVHRKVDDFLLYGSLPPDGSSCGSEASRTSQDDG from the coding sequence ATGCTGGCCAAGCTGTCGACTCGGCCCTCGGTCCGGCGCCGCGCGGTCACCGGAGCGCTCGGCCTGGCCCTGCTGGGCGCGGGGCTGCCCGCCGCGACCGCACGGGACACCGAGCCCGCCCTGTCCCGGTTCTACGACCAGAAGATCACCTGGTCGGCGTGCGAGGGCATGGAGGTTCCACAAGACCTGCAGTGCGGGAAGGTCACCGTCCCCCTCGACTACGACCGGCCCAAGGCCGGCACGCTCGACCTGGCCCTCGCCCGGTACCGGGCGACCGGTGACTCGCGGGGCTCGGTGCTGCTGAACTTCGGCGGTCCGGGCGGCTCCGGCGTCAGCGAACTCTCCGCCGGCGGCAAGGACTTCATGCACCTGACCAACGGCTACGACGTGGTGACCTTCGACCCCCGCGGCGTCGGCCGGTCCTCGCCGGTCACCTGCGGTCCGGCCACGCTGGACATCATGGAGGCGACGGACGGGGACGAGACGCTCACCGACCCGCAGGACGTGCTCCGGCGCCTGCGGGACGCGGCGGCCGAGTGCGCGGAGCACTCCGGGCCGGTGCTGCCCCACATAGGCACGGTGAACGCGGCACGCGACATGGACGTGATGCGCCGGGCCCTCGGCGACGACCGGCTCAACTACCTCGGCTTCTCCTACGGCACCCGGCTGGGCGCGGTGTACGCCGCCCAGTTCCCGGACAAGGTCGGCCGGATGGTGCTGGACGGCGTGGACACGCTGACCGAACCGCTGGCCGAGCAGGGGCTGGCCGGTGCCCGGGGCCAGCAGACCGCGCTGGAGAACTTCCTCGACTGGTGCGTGGAGGACATCGCCTGCCCGTTCGGACAGGACGCCCGCCAAGCCCGGCGCCAGGTCGAACAGGTCATCGCCTCGCTCGACGCGGACCCGGTACCGACGGGATTCGGCGAACCCTTCACCGGACAGGACATGGTGGGCGCCATCGGTCAGGCCCTCTACAGCGAGGAGCTGTGGCCCTTGCTGGAGCGGGCGCTCGGGCAGCTCCTCGAGGACGGTGACACCCGCGGCCTGGAGGGCTTCGTCTCCGGTGGCGTCACCTTCCCGGTCCGCGCGCGGGGCCCCGCGGACACCGGTGGCGGCCTCACCGACCCGCAGGACGTCCCGATGGACAACCTGCCGGCCGCCCTGATGGCGATCAACTGCGCCGACGACCCGGACCGCCCCACCGCCGACCAGGTCGCCGGGTCCCTGGGACGGCTGCGCGCGCGGTACGAGGAGGCCTCGCCGGTCTTCGGCCGGTACCGGCTCACCCAGGTGCTGATGTGCTACGGCCGCCCGAAGGGCACCGACTACATCCGGGACGACGTGAAGGACCTCGACACCTCCGAGATGCTTCTCGTCGGCACCCGGGGCGACCCGGCCACGCCGTACCGCTGGACGGTGGAGACGGCCGAGCGGCTCGGCCCCGCGGCGGTGGTCCTCGACAACAAGGGCGAGGGGCACACCGGCTACGCGTCATCCGAGTGCGTGCACCGCAAGGTCGACGACTTCCTGCTGTACGGCTCCCTGCCGCCCGACGGCAGCTCCTGCGGCTCCGAGGCCTCCCGGACCTCCCAGGACGACGGCTGA